One genomic region from Granulicatella adiacens ATCC 49175 encodes:
- a CDS encoding ATP-binding protein — translation MMNSNSQHKSVAKKWWWVISATIFALLGILTTILIHGQIMTLRENEKNQTIVYAQVVSDLLSRKSENLTAADIVSILNEAEQYEQGQNGIYKKNSSFYPMNEELNIRVFDTSRELIFQTQQWQDPLQVSSTLETKFVPLSTGEESIQVTMPILSRTNRLLIGHLQIINRMAKLTEMKKQLQKLYIQLLIMEALVSIGLAYFISRLISKPIEQIHDIIASINEDNIDSKRLIIPKKNDEFAVVSQQFNELLDKISFYISQQKHFVEDVSHELRTPVAIVEGHLKLLNRWGKDDPEVLEESLEASLAEIKRMKTLVQEMLDLSRAPQVREQYKDATTEVVDTLTQIVANFKVLYPDFTFVLDIDSKADLLSPIYRNHFEQVIIILLDNAVKYSTNRKEIIVSLSTVADQVEIGIQDFGMGLSEEDKKKVFSRFYRVDKARSRERGGNGLGLSIAKELIEGYNGSISLTSHLDQGTVFKVKLPIVSS, via the coding sequence ATGATGAACTCAAATAGTCAACATAAATCAGTAGCAAAAAAATGGTGGTGGGTTATTTCAGCCACCATTTTTGCCTTGCTGGGGATATTAACCACAATTCTTATTCATGGTCAAATTATGACCTTACGTGAAAACGAAAAAAATCAGACAATTGTTTATGCTCAAGTAGTTTCCGACTTACTTTCAAGGAAGTCAGAAAATTTAACGGCTGCGGATATTGTTTCTATCTTAAATGAAGCGGAGCAGTATGAGCAAGGACAAAACGGTATCTATAAAAAGAACAGTAGCTTTTATCCAATGAATGAGGAATTAAACATTCGAGTATTTGATACAAGTAGGGAACTAATCTTCCAAACGCAACAATGGCAAGATCCTTTGCAAGTATCTAGTACGCTAGAAACCAAATTCGTTCCTTTATCAACCGGAGAAGAAAGCATTCAAGTAACAATGCCGATTTTATCGAGAACGAATCGTTTGCTAATTGGTCATTTGCAAATTATTAATCGGATGGCAAAATTAACAGAAATGAAAAAACAGTTGCAGAAATTATATATCCAATTGTTGATTATGGAAGCTTTGGTATCTATTGGGTTGGCTTATTTCATCTCTAGACTTATTTCCAAACCTATCGAACAGATTCATGATATTATTGCGTCCATTAACGAAGATAATATTGATAGTAAGCGGCTGATTATTCCTAAGAAAAATGATGAATTTGCAGTAGTTTCTCAACAGTTTAATGAATTACTAGATAAAATTAGTTTTTATATATCTCAGCAAAAACATTTCGTGGAAGATGTTTCTCATGAGTTACGAACGCCTGTAGCAATTGTCGAAGGACACCTTAAACTGCTGAATCGATGGGGAAAAGATGATCCAGAGGTACTTGAAGAGTCTTTAGAAGCCTCATTAGCAGAAATAAAACGTATGAAAACTCTTGTTCAAGAGATGCTCGATTTGTCTAGAGCCCCTCAAGTAAGAGAGCAGTATAAAGACGCGACTACAGAAGTGGTGGATACTTTAACCCAAATAGTGGCTAATTTTAAAGTATTGTATCCAGATTTTACGTTTGTCTTGGATATTGATTCAAAAGCTGACTTATTGTCACCTATTTATAGAAATCATTTTGAACAAGTCATTATCATTTTGTTGGATAATGCGGTCAAATATTCAACGAATCGTAAAGAAATTATCGTTAGCTTATCAACGGTAGCGGATCAAGTGGAAATTGGAATCCAAGATTTTGGGATGGGGTTAAGTGAAGAAGATAAAAAGAAAGTGTTCTCTAGATTCTATCGAGTCGATAAAGCCCGTTCAAGAGAACGTGGGGGGAATGGATTAGGTCTCTCAATTGCAAAAGAACTGATAGAAGGATACAACGGAAGTATCAGCTTAACGTCCCATTTGGACCAGGGAACAGTTTTTAAAGTGAAATTACCGATTGTAAGTTCATAA
- a CDS encoding excalibur calcium-binding domain-containing protein — protein sequence MEMKLRKVFLCLITFLVVGVVPLNDSVSSEEANFRNCSEAWAAGYGDISVGEDGYADHLDRDKDGVACEIVRSKGQYRSRRADGTPLNKVKATYWEQVGGNWYYYEKSVQVTGWKQISGTWYYFNSNGVMQTGWKQISNIWYYFNSNGYMQTGWKQIGSNWYYLKDSGAMVTDWQYLDGTWYLFNSSGEMLTGWQKNNNVWYYFSKEGYMQTGWKQISGNWYYLNQSGGMETGLKRISGEFYYFAESGVMQTGWKLINGIYHYFKDSGAMLKGWYQEYNHWYYLDEDGRMVTGFYTVYKSDYYFEKSGVMQTGWKFIQNNWYYFEQSGAMLKDQLTPDGYRVDKDGIWRVTVETTTTTTTTAVPLTTSQEAPRENTEPTTQETTQIQITTEEVKAH from the coding sequence ATGGAAATGAAATTAAGAAAAGTATTTTTGTGTTTGATTACGTTTTTAGTAGTGGGAGTAGTTCCGTTAAATGATTCAGTAAGTTCTGAAGAGGCTAATTTTAGAAACTGTTCTGAAGCATGGGCTGCAGGATATGGAGACATTTCAGTTGGCGAAGACGGGTATGCGGATCATCTTGACCGAGATAAAGATGGAGTAGCATGTGAAATTGTAAGATCAAAGGGACAATATCGTTCCCGTAGAGCAGATGGAACGCCTTTGAATAAAGTAAAAGCTACTTATTGGGAACAAGTGGGTGGCAATTGGTATTACTATGAAAAAAGTGTTCAAGTTACTGGCTGGAAACAAATCAGCGGTACTTGGTATTATTTCAATAGTAATGGAGTAATGCAGACTGGTTGGAAACAAATCAGTAATATTTGGTACTACTTCAATAGTAACGGATATATGCAAACGGGTTGGAAACAAATCGGCTCTAACTGGTATTATTTAAAAGATTCTGGAGCAATGGTAACAGATTGGCAATATTTAGATGGTACGTGGTATCTATTTAATTCTTCAGGTGAGATGCTCACTGGCTGGCAAAAAAATAATAATGTTTGGTATTACTTCAGTAAAGAAGGATATATGCAAACCGGTTGGAAACAAATTAGTGGTAACTGGTATTATCTAAATCAATCAGGTGGTATGGAAACTGGATTGAAACGCATTAGTGGAGAGTTCTATTATTTTGCAGAGTCTGGCGTGATGCAAACCGGTTGGAAACTTATCAATGGAATTTACCATTACTTTAAAGATAGTGGAGCTATGTTAAAAGGTTGGTATCAAGAATACAATCATTGGTATTATTTAGATGAAGATGGAAGAATGGTGACAGGCTTCTATACGGTTTATAAATCAGATTATTATTTTGAAAAATCGGGTGTGATGCAAACTGGTTGGAAATTCATTCAAAATAATTGGTATTATTTTGAACAATCAGGAGCAATGTTAAAAGATCAGTTAACACCAGATGGGTATCGAGTTGATAAAGATGGTATTTGGAGAGTTACAGTGGAAACTACGACTACTACTACAACTACAGCTGTGCCATTGACAACTTCTCAAGAAGCACCAAGAGAAAACACAGAACCCACTACGCAAGAGACAACTCAAATCCAAATTACAACTGAAGAAGTGAAAGCTCATTAA
- the gndA gene encoding NADP-dependent phosphogluconate dehydrogenase has translation MTKQQIGVVGMAVMGRNLALNIESRGYSVSIFNRSSSKTDEVVALHPDKKLVPTYTVEEFVQSLEKPRRILLMVKAGEATDKTIQSLLPHLDKGDILIDGGNTFFRDTMRRNEELANSGINFIGTGVSGGEEGALKGPSIMPGGQKDAYDLVAPILEEISAKADDGAPCVTYIGPNGAGHYVKMVHNGIEYGDMQLIAESYDILRRVGGLSVEECAEVFQEWNQGELDSYLIEITADILTKKDPETGRPMVDVIMDTAGNKGTGKWASQSALDLGVPLPLITESVFARFVSTLKEERVAASKELAATKIPELTNSERQALIEQVRKGLYFSKIMSYAQGFAQMRVASEEFDWDLNYGEIAKIFRAGCIIRAQFLQKITDAFERDPQLKNLLLDKYFLYVTESYQDAVRDVVVTAVRAGIPVPTFSSALAYYDSYRSETLPANLIQAQRDYFGAHTYNRVDKPGTFHFEWTQEKEIEQ, from the coding sequence ATGACAAAACAACAAATTGGTGTCGTTGGTATGGCCGTAATGGGACGTAACTTAGCGTTAAATATTGAAAGCCGTGGATATAGTGTTTCAATTTTCAACCGTTCATCATCTAAAACAGATGAGGTTGTTGCACTACATCCTGATAAAAAATTAGTACCAACATACACTGTAGAAGAATTTGTACAATCTTTAGAAAAACCAAGAAGAATCTTATTAATGGTAAAAGCTGGGGAAGCTACTGATAAGACCATTCAAAGTTTACTTCCACATCTAGATAAAGGTGATATTTTAATCGATGGAGGAAATACATTCTTCAGAGATACAATGCGCCGTAATGAAGAACTAGCAAACTCAGGAATTAACTTCATCGGTACTGGTGTATCTGGTGGGGAAGAAGGAGCCCTAAAAGGACCTTCAATCATGCCTGGTGGACAAAAAGATGCTTATGACTTAGTAGCACCAATCTTAGAAGAAATCTCTGCTAAAGCAGACGATGGCGCTCCATGTGTCACTTACATTGGACCAAACGGAGCAGGTCACTACGTAAAAATGGTTCACAACGGAATCGAATATGGGGACATGCAATTAATCGCTGAAAGTTACGATATCTTACGTCGTGTTGGTGGATTATCTGTAGAAGAATGCGCTGAAGTCTTCCAAGAATGGAATCAAGGCGAATTAGATAGCTACTTAATCGAAATCACAGCGGACATTTTAACAAAGAAAGATCCTGAAACAGGTCGTCCAATGGTAGACGTAATCATGGATACTGCTGGAAACAAAGGTACTGGTAAATGGGCTTCACAAAGCGCATTAGACTTAGGGGTGCCACTTCCATTAATTACGGAATCTGTATTTGCACGTTTCGTTTCTACATTGAAAGAAGAACGTGTGGCAGCAAGTAAAGAATTAGCAGCAACTAAGATTCCTGAATTAACAAATTCAGAACGTCAAGCTTTAATCGAACAAGTTCGTAAAGGATTATACTTCTCTAAAATTATGAGTTACGCGCAAGGATTCGCTCAAATGCGTGTAGCTAGTGAAGAGTTCGATTGGGACTTAAACTATGGCGAAATCGCGAAAATCTTCCGTGCAGGATGTATCATCCGCGCACAATTCTTACAAAAGATTACAGATGCGTTCGAACGTGATCCTCAATTGAAGAACCTATTATTAGATAAATATTTCTTATATGTGACTGAATCCTACCAAGATGCAGTTCGTGATGTTGTTGTAACGGCTGTTCGTGCGGGTATTCCTGTTCCAACATTCTCAAGTGCATTAGCATACTATGATTCATATCGTTCAGAAACATTACCTGCAAACTTAATTCAAGCACAACGTGACTACTTCGGTGCTCATACTTACAACCGTGTAGACAAACCAGGAACATTCCACTTCGAATGGACACAAGAAAAAGAAATTGAACAATAA
- a CDS encoding DUF4044 domain-containing protein: protein MAKKKRNLSTVEKITRVVAVLMLIGTLGAIVLQVALTILNYK from the coding sequence TTGGCAAAGAAAAAACGTAATCTTTCAACCGTTGAAAAAATTACACGTGTGGTTGCTGTATTAATGTTAATCGGAACCCTTGGGGCTATTGTTCTACAAGTAGCATTAACCATCTTGAATTATAAATAG
- a CDS encoding O-antigen ligase family protein codes for MKILDFFEQNYFKLGISYLLFFTLYMMTSIIVPLNFFNANSYVTILLSGLGALFGLYNIVVKKALTKTRGIRPLIVLFVVIIISLVVNMKYGYIDNVKDLIVFFVYFFSIYPFISFITKEQANQTLLSVGGVLAVLSTGAVIASLFQFVTFDGYIIESYKGNVFRQGFIDSRLFGVFTDPNIQSVVSLLTITYLGYLQNKVSRPLKVLLYLAIFCNFTYIVLSGSRTALIIISAVFVYIFIVAICKKDRKKQVLNVIMFGLITFGSYHLVYQGSQVILKANTQVITKINQEHKNTGNYKVLATLQRNDTDAKNISNNRFSIWQDAIKFSVKRPIFGYTSGNWEKIAKEIDPDSYIVKKSYRVHNGYLEILFYSGFIALLAFFWYVGKPIIKTIVNELKTNSQNLIIEFILIGLIILGVTNMFISATMYGFSILGLVLHLSISYLNNGYLPQLETKDK; via the coding sequence ATGAAAATTTTAGACTTTTTCGAGCAAAACTATTTTAAACTTGGAATATCCTATCTATTGTTCTTCACTTTATATATGATGACGAGTATTATTGTTCCACTAAATTTTTTCAATGCTAATAGTTATGTAACAATTTTATTAAGTGGATTAGGAGCTCTTTTCGGACTTTATAATATTGTTGTGAAGAAAGCTTTGACTAAAACCAGAGGAATTCGACCTCTGATAGTGTTATTTGTTGTTATCATCATTTCATTAGTGGTGAATATGAAATACGGATATATTGATAATGTTAAAGACTTAATCGTGTTTTTCGTATATTTCTTTTCAATCTATCCATTTATTAGTTTTATTACTAAAGAACAAGCCAATCAAACTTTATTAAGTGTTGGTGGTGTTCTAGCAGTGTTATCTACAGGGGCGGTTATCGCTTCTCTATTCCAATTTGTGACCTTTGATGGTTATATTATTGAATCCTATAAAGGGAACGTGTTTCGACAAGGATTTATCGACTCTCGTTTGTTTGGGGTATTTACAGATCCAAATATTCAATCTGTGGTTTCACTATTAACCATTACATATTTAGGGTATTTGCAAAATAAAGTTTCTAGACCTTTAAAAGTCCTTCTTTATTTAGCAATATTCTGTAACTTTACTTATATTGTCCTTTCTGGTTCTAGAACGGCTTTAATTATTATTTCTGCAGTATTTGTATATATTTTTATCGTTGCAATCTGTAAGAAAGATCGAAAAAAACAAGTTCTAAATGTAATAATGTTTGGTTTAATTACTTTTGGATCATATCATTTAGTTTACCAAGGCTCTCAGGTGATTCTAAAGGCCAATACACAGGTTATTACTAAGATTAATCAAGAACATAAAAATACCGGGAATTATAAAGTTTTAGCAACATTGCAACGAAATGATACCGATGCGAAAAACATTTCAAATAACCGTTTTTCAATTTGGCAGGATGCTATTAAATTCTCAGTGAAAAGACCGATTTTTGGATATACTTCTGGGAATTGGGAAAAAATTGCAAAAGAAATTGATCCAGATAGCTATATTGTTAAAAAGAGCTATAGGGTCCATAACGGATATTTAGAAATTTTATTCTATAGTGGATTCATTGCCCTACTGGCATTCTTCTGGTATGTAGGAAAACCTATTATCAAAACGATCGTGAATGAATTAAAGACGAATAGTCAAAACCTAATTATAGAGTTTATCTTGATTGGATTAATCATCCTAGGTGTGACCAATATGTTTATTAGTGCAACAATGTATGGTTTTTCAATCTTGGGATTAGTGTTACATTTATCGATTAGCTATTTAAATAATGGGTATTTGCCTCAGTTAGAAACTAAAGACAAATAA
- a CDS encoding oligosaccharide flippase family protein → MSKNNIKVNAIASTLVRILNIIFPLLTGPYLTRILDPELFGEFNKVNSLAAWFIPFAGFGVYNYGIRLVSGVRENKAKASHNFSLLFYASTLSSIVVTLVYILYIWFANPNNMLLYGIFIFQIIVQFLYVEWMAEAFESYNFILYKTLFVRVFMLVSIFVFVKNSDDIIPYAMIMTVANFLNYFTSYIYIRRKVKLVRIPLKELVKVFKPLFSMLLLANANMLYTILDRLFLSSVKNNLYISYYTISLNLSMMITGVVVSIIIVSIPRLAKYNAEEQFEKFNDLQLKTSRLFLFLVIPISMGLACVSQSIIFLYAGPKYILAVPTMIICSIRILSWTLDTIFANQIIFLKGHELSLTRIYFVGGFFNLIFNSALYIFGIENPEYYILTTVFAEVIVLFLEVKFIRDRSLYDIRKIKNNFIRYTIASLPFIAIKLAVDYFIPFEYNLTKGFMLNTGLVIVGCVVYYALFAIISGDIKKVIKL, encoded by the coding sequence ATGAGTAAAAATAACATTAAAGTGAATGCGATAGCGAGTACTTTAGTGAGGATACTAAATATTATTTTTCCATTATTAACAGGTCCCTATTTAACAAGAATTCTGGATCCAGAATTATTTGGAGAATTTAATAAAGTAAATTCATTAGCAGCATGGTTCATTCCTTTTGCTGGATTTGGAGTTTACAACTATGGGATTCGTCTGGTTAGTGGAGTAAGAGAAAATAAGGCTAAAGCATCTCATAATTTTTCTCTTTTATTTTATGCTAGTACATTGAGTTCAATCGTAGTTACATTGGTTTATATTCTATATATTTGGTTTGCAAATCCTAATAACATGCTATTATACGGGATTTTTATTTTCCAAATTATTGTACAGTTCCTATATGTTGAATGGATGGCAGAAGCGTTCGAAAGCTACAATTTTATTTTGTATAAGACGCTATTTGTTCGTGTATTCATGTTAGTTTCCATCTTCGTATTCGTAAAAAATAGTGACGACATCATTCCTTATGCAATGATTATGACAGTAGCAAACTTCTTAAATTATTTTACAAGTTATATTTACATTCGTAGGAAAGTGAAATTAGTTCGCATTCCATTAAAAGAATTAGTAAAAGTATTTAAGCCTTTGTTTTCAATGCTACTACTTGCAAATGCGAATATGTTATATACGATTTTGGACCGATTATTCCTTTCTTCAGTAAAAAATAATCTTTACATCAGTTATTATACGATATCACTTAATTTATCGATGATGATTACGGGTGTAGTAGTTTCTATTATTATTGTTAGTATTCCGAGACTGGCTAAGTATAATGCCGAAGAACAGTTTGAAAAATTTAATGATTTACAGTTAAAGACAAGTAGACTTTTTCTATTCCTTGTGATTCCAATTTCTATGGGATTAGCCTGTGTTAGTCAATCCATTATATTTTTATACGCAGGCCCAAAATATATATTAGCCGTACCGACCATGATTATTTGTTCGATTCGAATTTTATCATGGACTTTAGATACGATTTTTGCAAATCAGATTATTTTCCTAAAAGGACATGAGTTGAGTTTAACAAGAATTTATTTTGTCGGTGGATTCTTCAATTTGATTTTTAATAGTGCGTTATATATTTTCGGTATAGAAAATCCAGAATATTATATTTTAACGACTGTGTTCGCGGAAGTTATCGTATTATTTTTAGAAGTTAAATTTATTCGAGATCGTTCTTTATATGATATTCGAAAGATAAAAAATAATTTTATACGATATACAATTGCTTCCTTACCTTTTATTGCAATTAAATTAGCCGTTGATTATTTCATTCCATTTGAATATAATTTAACGAAAGGCTTTATGTTAAATACTGGATTGGTAATTGTAGGCTGTGTCGTCTATTACGCATTATTTGCTATTATTTCAGGCGATATTAAAAAAGTAATTAAACTTTAA
- a CDS encoding glycosyltransferase family 2 protein, with protein sequence MEPKISIIVPVYNVEQYLERCVESLMNQSYKNIEILLINDGSTDNSGKLCDEIAKRDSRITVYHKENGGLSDARNYGVDKATADFVGFVDSDDYVDEDMYEVLLSNLLKYDAEISFCRLYDVYNDQVLKDESKNEPYLMTSEEAIKMVLEAKIFSVTAVNKLYKKSLFNQIRFEKGKIAEDAFLMVDLLSRCQKIAATEVHKYYYMHRENSITTQKFTPKFLNVIEAYEKNAKIVAEKYPNLQYQADTRICWAYFYVLDRLLKDEAYKDSALEAQLIQNLKKYKKFILGNSLFNNKRKLSFLLLLIHKNLYKIIIKRV encoded by the coding sequence ATGGAACCAAAAATTAGTATTATCGTTCCTGTTTATAACGTTGAGCAGTACTTAGAACGATGTGTAGAATCTTTAATGAATCAATCCTATAAAAATATTGAGATTCTTTTAATTAATGATGGTTCTACCGACAATAGCGGAAAGCTTTGTGATGAAATTGCGAAACGTGATTCACGAATTACCGTTTACCATAAAGAAAATGGTGGGTTGTCCGATGCCAGAAACTACGGTGTTGATAAAGCAACAGCTGATTTCGTTGGATTTGTGGATAGTGATGACTATGTTGATGAAGATATGTATGAAGTCTTACTCTCAAATCTTTTAAAATATGATGCGGAGATTTCTTTCTGTCGATTATATGATGTTTATAACGATCAAGTTCTAAAAGATGAATCAAAGAATGAGCCTTACTTAATGACAAGTGAAGAAGCCATTAAGATGGTTCTTGAGGCAAAGATATTTTCAGTAACTGCAGTAAATAAACTGTATAAGAAGAGTTTATTTAATCAAATCCGATTTGAAAAAGGAAAAATTGCGGAAGATGCATTTCTAATGGTGGATCTTTTAAGTAGATGTCAAAAAATTGCAGCTACTGAAGTTCATAAATATTATTATATGCATCGTGAAAACAGTATTACTACACAAAAATTCACTCCGAAATTTTTAAATGTGATAGAAGCCTATGAAAAGAATGCAAAAATAGTTGCAGAAAAATATCCTAATTTACAATATCAAGCAGATACGCGTATCTGTTGGGCTTATTTCTACGTTTTAGATCGTCTTTTAAAAGATGAAGCGTACAAAGACAGTGCTTTAGAAGCTCAATTAATTCAAAATTTGAAGAAGTATAAGAAATTTATTTTAGGAAATTCTTTATTCAATAATAAGCGGAAATTATCATTCTTATTACTATTGATTCATAAGAATCTATACAAAATAATTATTAAAAGAGTTTAG
- a CDS encoding LicD family protein — MEPLQEKCLEMAEYFVSFCKQHELLCYLCGGGAIGALRHKGFIPWDDDLDFFMPRKDYEKLIELWPKEADARYVMSNSDEHYLDRNLFVTIRDKETTCVKPYQQDLEIPHGLAIDILPLDYYPKSESERKKQVRWALIYSLFRAQTIPEKHGGLMKWGSLFLLGLFPTRSLRYKIWSKAEREMTKYTREESDGITELCAGPGYMKNKYPIESFESALFLPFEQTEMPIPVGYDAYLKTAFGDYMTPPPVEKQVAHHDAVFVDLENGYEKYKGEYYGTKN, encoded by the coding sequence ATGGAACCATTACAGGAAAAATGTTTAGAAATGGCAGAATACTTTGTGTCATTTTGCAAACAACATGAATTATTATGTTATTTATGCGGTGGTGGGGCCATTGGAGCACTTCGCCATAAAGGATTTATCCCTTGGGATGATGATTTAGATTTCTTTATGCCACGAAAAGACTATGAAAAACTCATCGAATTGTGGCCTAAAGAAGCGGACGCGCGTTATGTGATGTCAAACAGTGACGAACATTACTTAGATCGTAATTTATTCGTAACGATTCGAGATAAAGAAACGACTTGTGTGAAACCATATCAACAAGATTTAGAGATTCCGCATGGTTTAGCGATTGATATCCTTCCATTAGATTATTATCCAAAATCAGAATCTGAACGTAAGAAACAAGTCCGATGGGCATTGATTTATTCATTATTCCGTGCACAAACGATTCCAGAAAAACATGGTGGTTTGATGAAATGGGGAAGTTTATTTTTATTAGGATTATTCCCAACTCGTTCATTACGCTATAAGATTTGGAGCAAGGCTGAGCGCGAGATGACAAAGTATACTCGTGAAGAAAGTGACGGGATTACAGAGTTGTGTGCAGGCCCTGGATATATGAAAAATAAGTATCCAATTGAAAGTTTTGAATCGGCATTGTTCCTACCGTTTGAACAAACAGAGATGCCAATTCCTGTTGGATATGACGCTTATCTAAAAACAGCATTTGGAGATTATATGACACCTCCTCCTGTTGAAAAACAAGTTGCACATCATGATGCTGTATTTGTTGATTTAGAGAATGGATATGAAAAATATAAAGGGGAGTATTATGGAACCAAAAATTAG
- a CDS encoding alcohol dehydrogenase catalytic domain-containing protein has protein sequence MINRVYQLIRPSFFSIKYEDVSFYEKDTVVVRPNYLALCHADQRYFQGTRPAKILQKKLPMALIHECCGIVVADPTGTYKPGDHVVMIPNQPPRDFDHDTEFYENYVNGTYFRSSGYDGFMREFVTIPIDRVVKYEEVPDKVAAISEFVSVGVHGLRRFDKVAHSRRNRIVVWGSGSLAYVVATIAKAKFPESTIIVVGKDPEKLRLFSFVDEVYDVSNLPEDFTFDHAIECVGGSGTQDAYREIIRHIQPQGAVVMMGVSEFEVPLNTRDILEKGLTWVGSSRSGRKDFEEAVQFMSDPKVHARLNLIIFESNPIQEMKDIYHFFEEDKLTPFKTVAKWDI, from the coding sequence ATGATTAATCGAGTGTATCAACTCATTCGTCCATCGTTTTTCTCAATTAAATATGAAGATGTATCTTTTTATGAAAAAGATACTGTAGTCGTAAGACCGAATTACTTAGCCTTATGTCATGCAGATCAACGGTATTTTCAAGGAACTAGACCTGCTAAAATTCTTCAAAAAAAATTACCGATGGCATTGATTCATGAATGTTGTGGGATCGTCGTAGCGGACCCAACCGGAACCTATAAGCCAGGAGATCATGTGGTGATGATTCCAAACCAACCCCCACGTGATTTTGACCATGATACTGAGTTCTATGAAAACTATGTGAATGGAACATACTTCCGTTCGAGTGGTTACGATGGATTCATGCGCGAATTTGTGACGATTCCAATCGACCGCGTTGTGAAATATGAAGAGGTTCCAGATAAAGTTGCTGCCATTTCTGAATTCGTATCAGTGGGAGTTCATGGACTTCGCCGCTTTGATAAAGTAGCCCATAGTCGTCGTAATCGTATTGTGGTCTGGGGTTCTGGAAGCTTGGCGTATGTCGTAGCAACGATTGCAAAAGCAAAATTCCCTGAATCAACAATTATTGTAGTAGGGAAAGATCCAGAAAAATTACGTTTATTCTCATTTGTTGATGAAGTATATGATGTGAGCAATCTTCCGGAAGATTTTACCTTCGACCATGCGATTGAATGTGTGGGTGGAAGTGGAACACAAGATGCTTATCGCGAAATTATCAGACATATTCAACCTCAAGGAGCAGTTGTAATGATGGGGGTTAGCGAGTTTGAAGTTCCCCTAAATACACGAGATATTCTTGAAAAAGGATTGACATGGGTCGGAAGTTCTCGTTCTGGTCGTAAAGATTTTGAAGAGGCTGTTCAATTCATGTCTGATCCTAAAGTACATGCACGTTTAAATCTAATTATTTTTGAATCCAATCCAATTCAAGAAATGAAAGATATTTATCATTTCTTCGAGGAAGATAAATTAACGCCATTTAAAACAGTGGCAAAATGGGATATTTAA
- a CDS encoding 2-C-methyl-D-erythritol 4-phosphate cytidylyltransferase produces the protein MIYAGILAGGTGTRMGIQEMPKQFLPLGNKPIIIHTVEKFLFVPDVDVVYVAVHPNWVSYFNDLLDKHILTNKDKIRVVSGGGNRNDSILSIISDIKNSSSFSSEDVLITHDAVRPFVSYRMIVDNIEAMKNYDVADTVVMANDTIVESVDGKVISSIPNRTHMYQGQTPQTFKIQAFTDLYDGLADDVKEILTDACKVFVVNDVKVALVEGEYSNIKITTVTDLKIAQAMLGEI, from the coding sequence ATGATTTATGCAGGGATTTTAGCCGGTGGTACCGGAACTCGTATGGGAATCCAAGAAATGCCAAAACAATTTTTGCCATTAGGAAACAAACCAATTATTATTCACACAGTTGAAAAATTCTTGTTTGTTCCAGATGTAGATGTTGTCTATGTGGCTGTTCATCCAAACTGGGTGAGCTACTTCAATGATTTATTGGACAAACACATTTTGACAAATAAAGATAAAATCCGCGTAGTGAGTGGCGGGGGAAATCGAAATGATAGTATTTTAAGTATTATTTCAGATATTAAGAATAGCAGCTCGTTTTCTAGTGAAGATGTTTTGATTACACATGATGCGGTTCGTCCGTTCGTTTCATACCGCATGATTGTGGACAATATCGAGGCAATGAAAAACTACGATGTTGCAGATACGGTAGTAATGGCAAATGATACCATTGTAGAATCTGTTGATGGTAAAGTGATTTCTTCCATTCCAAACAGAACACATATGTATCAAGGTCAAACTCCTCAAACATTTAAAATCCAAGCCTTCACTGATTTGTATGATGGTTTGGCAGATGATGTCAAAGAAATTTTAACGGACGCTTGTAAAGTATTCGTAGTTAATGATGTAAAAGTAGCTCTTGTCGAAGGCGAATACTCAAATATCAAAATTACGACCGTTACGGATTTAAAAATTGCGCAAGCGATGTTAGGAGAGATTTAA